The Rickettsiales bacterium genome includes a region encoding these proteins:
- a CDS encoding DedA family protein — MEIAGFDITTLEGIGELLVWVVHHFGYLGIFVASFLESTFIPIPSEVTMIPAGVLVQQGHMNFWLVIISSTLGALGGSLFNYYLAYHFGRKFFYAYGKYFFFTHEKIDKLDKFFASHGDVSTFTGRLIPGLRHFIAFPAGLAHMDLKKFCFYTALGSCIWMTTLTVVGYLIGDNKALLKRYMPYIVGFFVVSTISGLGFYMWRKYRKNKCSKKEVGSETI; from the coding sequence ATGGAAATAGCGGGATTTGATATAACTACTCTTGAGGGAATAGGGGAATTACTGGTTTGGGTTGTCCACCATTTTGGCTATCTGGGGATTTTTGTCGCCTCTTTTTTAGAAAGTACATTTATTCCCATACCAAGCGAGGTAACGATGATACCAGCCGGTGTTCTTGTCCAGCAAGGACATATGAATTTCTGGTTGGTTATTATTTCCTCTACTCTTGGCGCGCTTGGCGGTTCTCTATTTAATTATTATTTGGCTTATCATTTTGGGCGTAAGTTTTTTTACGCTTATGGGAAATATTTTTTCTTCACTCATGAGAAAATTGATAAACTTGATAAATTTTTTGCAAGTCACGGAGATGTATCTACCTTTACCGGTAGGCTTATACCGGGTCTTCGGCATTTTATTGCTTTTCCCGCTGGTCTTGCTCATATGGACTTGAAAAAATTCTGCTTTTATACGGCGCTTGGTAGTTGTATATGGATGACTACTCTTACGGTTGTTGGTTATCTTATCGGTGATAATAAGGCTCTCTTGAAACGTTATATGCCGTATATCGTGGGATTTTTTGTTGTATCAACGATATCTGGTCTTGGATTTTATATGTGGCGTAAATATAGGAAAAATAAATGCTCAAAAAAAGAGGTTGGCAGTGAGACTATATAA
- the nuoI gene encoding NADH-quinone oxidoreductase subunit NuoI, giving the protein MRLYKTAKAFLLVELARGFILTLRYMFKKPVTINYPYEKGPLSPRFRGEHALRRYPNGEERCIACKLCEAICPAQAITIEAREREDGSRRTTRYDIDMTKCIYCGFCQEACPVDAIVETPNFEFATETHEELFYDKEKLLANGERWELVIAANMVADSEYR; this is encoded by the coding sequence GTGAGACTATATAAAACAGCGAAGGCTTTTTTACTTGTAGAGCTTGCTAGGGGCTTCATTCTTACTTTGCGCTATATGTTCAAGAAGCCCGTTACTATTAATTATCCATATGAAAAAGGACCTCTAAGTCCTCGATTTCGTGGCGAGCATGCTTTACGGCGTTATCCTAATGGTGAGGAACGCTGTATCGCCTGTAAATTATGTGAGGCGATTTGTCCAGCGCAGGCTATTACTATCGAGGCGCGCGAGCGTGAGGATGGTTCACGTCGTACCACCCGTTATGACATAGACATGACCAAGTGTATATATTGTGGTTTTTGTCAGGAAGCTTGTCCGGTAGACGCTATTGTTGAAACTCCTAATTTTGAGTTCGCCACTGAAACTCACGAAGAGTTATTTTATGATAAGGAAAAATTACTTGCCAATGGTGAGCGTTGGGAGCTAGTAATAGCAGCGAATATGGTAGCGGACTCGGAGTATAGGTAG
- a CDS encoding NADH-quinone oxidoreductase subunit J produces the protein MADIVATTMFYVFSAVTLFSAIMVISAKNPVHSVLFLILAFFNTAGLFVLLGAEYIAMTLVIVYVGAVAVLFLFVVMMLNVNFSEMREGFLRYLPVGSLVALIMLLELLLVFYHSLAVDRSVAVSEVPIVSSQNTSNTSAIGMVLYTDYVYPFQMAGIILLIAMIGAIVLTKRQRTGVRKQNIAKQLARTKESGVEIVSVKSGEGIS, from the coding sequence ATGGCTGATATTGTAGCTACAACGATGTTTTATGTTTTTTCGGCGGTTACGTTATTTTCCGCTATAATGGTTATATCAGCCAAAAATCCGGTACATAGCGTTTTATTTCTGATACTCGCTTTTTTTAATACCGCTGGGCTTTTTGTCCTACTAGGAGCGGAGTATATAGCGATGACGCTGGTGATAGTATATGTCGGTGCGGTCGCTGTTTTATTCTTATTTGTAGTAATGATGCTTAATGTAAATTTCTCAGAAATGCGTGAAGGCTTTCTGCGTTATTTGCCGGTTGGTAGTCTAGTTGCCTTGATAATGTTACTTGAATTACTATTGGTATTTTATCATTCACTAGCCGTAGACAGATCAGTTGCCGTTTCCGAAGTTCCTATAGTATCCAGTCAAAATACTAGTAATACCAGCGCTATAGGTATGGTTTTATATACTGATTATGTGTATCCGTTCCAAATGGCAGGTATCATATTGCTTATAGCGATGATCGGCGCGATAGTGCTTACTAAAAGACAACGTACCGGCGTACGCAAACAGAATATAGCTAAGCAGCTCGCAAGGACAAAAGAATCTGGTGTTGAGATTGTTTCGGTAAAATCAGGTGAGGGGATTTCATAG
- the nuoK gene encoding NADH-quinone oxidoreductase subunit NuoK, with protein sequence MGHVFFGNITIMHYLILSSILFTTGVCGIFLNRKNIITILMSIELILLSVNINFVAFSVKLGDLVGQIFAMFILTVAAAEAAIGLAILVIHFRNRSSIAVEEVSTMKG encoded by the coding sequence ATGGGACATGTGTTTTTCGGCAATATAACTATAATGCATTATCTTATCCTTTCGTCCATATTATTTACCACAGGTGTTTGTGGTATTTTCCTTAATCGTAAGAATATTATAACTATATTAATGTCTATAGAGTTGATTTTGCTTTCAGTGAACATTAACTTTGTGGCGTTCTCAGTAAAGCTCGGTGATTTGGTAGGGCAGATCTTTGCTATGTTCATACTTACGGTTGCCGCCGCTGAAGCAGCGATTGGGCTTGCCATCTTGGTAATTCACTTCCGTAACCGTTCTTCCATAGCGGTAGAAGAAGTAAGCACGATGAAGGGGTAG
- the nuoL gene encoding NADH-quinone oxidoreductase subunit L, which produces MISLLVFLPLLASLAVGLTVRVITPRLSHIITCGGMVLSAIFAGIIFCDFAFGSGGVYKANVLPWIMSGDFIANWTLRVDALTSVMLLVVTWVSTVVHIYSVGYMSHDEHQPRFMAYLSLFTFFMLMLVTSDNLVQLFLGWEGVGLCSYLLIGFWFKKQSACNAAMKAFIVNRVGDFGFALGIFAVFVLFGSVQFDEIFAAASSHSADSFSFLGYQFHALTLISILLFIGAMGKSAQLGLHTWLPDAMEGPTPVSALIHAATMVTAGVFMVVRCSPLFEQSPQALEIVCIVGACTAFFAATIGLVQNDIKRVIAYSTCSQLGYMFFACGVGAYSAAMFHLMTHAFFKALLFLGAGSVIHGFSDEQDMRNMGGIWKKMPITYTYMWIGSLALAGIPLFAGYYSKDIILEAAYASESGKFAFWMGVAAAFMTAFYSWRLLFMTFHGKCRASKEVFRNVHESSAIMLRPLLLLAIGAVLSGWLGYHVIGMVSAEGKFWGDTIASHLAIEHAHHVPMWVAVLPLLVAVSGIALAWLFYIVFPHMPALMARKFPLIYRFLLNKWYFDELYDFLFVKPTKKLGSYLWRVWDEKIIDGLGPNGAALFSHLMSGRVSRLQSGFVYHYSFVMLLGFLFIISWVLFGNGFNFW; this is translated from the coding sequence ATGATTTCTCTTCTAGTTTTTCTTCCACTTCTTGCCTCTCTTGCCGTTGGTCTTACCGTAAGGGTAATAACTCCACGTCTTTCCCATATAATAACCTGTGGTGGTATGGTGCTTTCAGCTATTTTCGCTGGAATAATCTTTTGTGATTTTGCCTTCGGTAGTGGTGGTGTTTATAAGGCTAATGTTCTGCCATGGATAATGTCTGGTGATTTTATCGCTAACTGGACGCTCAGGGTCGACGCTCTTACCTCTGTTATGTTGTTGGTGGTTACGTGGGTTTCTACGGTGGTACATATTTATTCAGTTGGCTATATGAGTCATGATGAGCATCAGCCGCGTTTCATGGCTTACCTATCGCTATTTACCTTTTTCATGTTGATGTTAGTTACTTCCGACAATCTTGTTCAGTTATTTCTTGGCTGGGAAGGAGTTGGACTTTGCTCATATCTGCTAATTGGTTTTTGGTTTAAGAAGCAATCCGCCTGTAACGCGGCGATGAAAGCTTTTATAGTTAACCGTGTAGGCGACTTTGGTTTCGCTCTTGGAATATTCGCTGTGTTTGTTTTATTTGGCAGTGTTCAATTTGACGAGATTTTTGCTGCCGCTTCATCACATTCAGCAGATAGTTTTTCTTTTCTTGGTTATCAGTTTCACGCTCTTACTCTAATAAGTATTTTACTATTCATTGGCGCTATGGGTAAGTCAGCTCAGCTCGGTCTACATACTTGGTTGCCGGACGCTATGGAAGGACCAACACCAGTTTCCGCGCTTATCCACGCGGCGACTATGGTTACCGCTGGTGTATTCATGGTAGTGCGTTGCTCGCCACTTTTTGAACAATCTCCTCAGGCTCTTGAGATTGTTTGTATAGTTGGTGCTTGCACTGCCTTTTTCGCGGCAACCATTGGTCTGGTTCAAAATGATATTAAACGAGTTATCGCCTACTCTACTTGCTCGCAGCTTGGTTATATGTTTTTTGCTTGCGGTGTTGGTGCGTATTCGGCGGCGATGTTCCATCTCATGACCCACGCTTTTTTCAAGGCTTTGTTATTTCTTGGTGCTGGCTCGGTTATACATGGTTTTTCTGATGAGCAGGATATGCGTAATATGGGTGGTATTTGGAAAAAAATGCCGATAACTTATACCTATATGTGGATTGGCTCACTAGCTCTTGCCGGAATCCCACTTTTCGCCGGATATTACTCTAAGGACATAATATTAGAAGCAGCTTATGCCAGTGAAAGTGGAAAATTCGCTTTTTGGATGGGTGTAGCCGCCGCTTTCATGACCGCTTTTTATTCATGGCGGTTATTATTTATGACCTTTCATGGCAAATGTCGTGCTTCCAAAGAAGTGTTTCGTAATGTTCATGAGTCTTCGGCGATTATGTTAAGACCGCTGCTACTTCTCGCTATTGGCGCTGTTCTTTCTGGTTGGCTTGGTTATCACGTTATTGGTATGGTATCAGCTGAGGGAAAATTTTGGGGAGACACTATAGCCTCACACCTTGCTATAGAGCACGCTCACCACGTTCCAATGTGGGTCGCTGTTCTTCCGCTTTTAGTCGCGGTATCAGGTATCGCTCTTGCATGGCTGTTCTACATAGTATTCCCTCATATGCCGGCGCTAATGGCAAGAAAATTTCCTTTGATCTATCGCTTCTTACTGAATAAATGGTATTTTGACGAGCTATATGATTTCTTATTCGTAAAACCGACAAAGAAGCTAGGAAGTTATTTGTGGAGAGTATGGGATGAGAAAATTATAGACGGTCTTGGTCCAAATGGAGCGGCTTTATTCTCGCATTTAATGTCGGGTAGAGTGAGTCGTCTGCAAAGTGGTTTTGTCTATCATTATTCGTTTGTAATGCTGCTTGGATTTTTATTTATTATTAGCTGGGTACTGTTTGGTAACGGTTTTAATTTCTGGTAG
- a CDS encoding NADH-quinone oxidoreductase subunit M, with translation MLTTLILMPLVGALVIMLSSFFNGGEEQKAGEARYIALFTTIVTFLYSILLWTSFDSSTADFQFVEKADWFRDLGISCHLGIDGISLFMVLLTTLLTPFCILCSWNSVSSRVRAFMVNFLLLEAFVIGVFSVLDTVMFYIFFEGMLIPMYLIIGIWGGNRRIYASYKFFLYTLAGSVLFLVAIIYMYMSFGTTDIPTLMEKSPSLALDVQKYLWLAMFASFAVKVPMWPVHTWLPDAHVQAPTAGSVILAGILLKMGAYGFLRFSLPMLPAASHYFAPFIFTLSIIAVIYASLVALVQSDMKKLIAYSSIAHMGFVTIGIFTFNVQGVEGAIIQMISHGLVSGALFLCVGVVYDRLHTREINRYGGLATIMPKYALFFMFFTMASVGLPTTSGFVGEFLVLLGAFKTSTYVAFGAATGVVLGATYALWLYKRVVFTEIVHEDVKQMKDLFAREVFVFVPLVLIVLWIGLYPKPYLKVIEPSVGKLVNQLDKSTDADTNKDKNVGKDK, from the coding sequence ATGCTTACTACTCTCATATTAATGCCACTTGTTGGCGCGCTGGTTATAATGCTTTCTTCTTTCTTCAATGGTGGTGAAGAGCAGAAGGCAGGTGAGGCTCGTTATATAGCGTTATTTACCACCATAGTTACTTTTTTATACTCCATTCTTTTATGGACGAGTTTTGATAGTAGTACCGCTGATTTCCAATTTGTGGAGAAAGCTGATTGGTTCAGAGATTTAGGGATAAGTTGTCATCTGGGGATTGACGGTATTTCCTTGTTTATGGTGCTTCTTACCACTTTGCTTACTCCATTTTGTATTTTATGTAGTTGGAATTCGGTGAGCAGCCGTGTCCGTGCTTTCATGGTCAATTTCTTATTGTTAGAAGCGTTTGTTATCGGGGTTTTCAGCGTTCTTGATACTGTAATGTTTTATATTTTCTTTGAGGGAATGTTAATCCCGATGTATCTTATAATTGGGATATGGGGAGGTAACCGCCGTATTTACGCTTCTTATAAATTTTTCTTATATACGCTTGCTGGCTCGGTGTTATTTCTAGTCGCTATTATATATATGTATATGAGCTTTGGTACTACCGACATACCGACCCTTATGGAAAAATCACCATCACTTGCTCTTGATGTTCAGAAATATCTGTGGCTTGCGATGTTCGCTTCTTTTGCGGTAAAAGTTCCAATGTGGCCAGTGCATACTTGGTTGCCAGACGCGCACGTACAAGCGCCAACCGCTGGTTCGGTTATTCTTGCCGGTATATTGCTGAAGATGGGAGCTTATGGTTTTTTAAGATTTTCGTTGCCAATGTTGCCAGCCGCTTCGCATTATTTTGCGCCGTTTATTTTTACTCTTAGTATTATTGCTGTTATTTACGCCTCATTGGTAGCTCTTGTTCAGAGTGACATGAAGAAGCTAATAGCTTATTCTTCAATTGCTCATATGGGGTTTGTCACTATCGGTATTTTTACCTTTAACGTTCAGGGAGTAGAGGGTGCTATAATTCAAATGATAAGTCATGGTCTAGTTTCCGGTGCTTTATTCCTTTGTGTTGGTGTGGTTTATGACCGTTTGCATACCAGAGAAATAAACAGATATGGCGGTCTTGCCACTATTATGCCTAAATACGCCTTGTTTTTTATGTTCTTTACTATGGCTTCGGTCGGTCTTCCCACCACTTCCGGTTTTGTTGGTGAGTTTCTTGTATTGCTAGGAGCGTTTAAGACCAGTACCTATGTTGCGTTTGGCGCGGCGACTGGCGTTGTCTTAGGCGCGACTTACGCTCTGTGGTTATATAAACGGGTTGTGTTTACTGAGATAGTTCATGAGGACGTAAAACAGATGAAAGACTTGTTCGCTCGTGAGGTGTTTGTATTTGTTCCATTAGTACTGATAGTGTTGTGGATTGGCTTATATCCGAAGCCTTATTTGAAGGTGATAGAACCATCGGTGGGCAAGTTAGTAAATCAGCTAGACAAATCTACCGACGCGGATACTAATAAAGATAAGAACGTAGGAAAAGATAAATGA
- the nuoN gene encoding NADH-quinone oxidoreductase subunit NuoN, which translates to MIYEMAKLGIEAIKPELFLLFSAVFLLLYGLYRKRTIHDVFVSLSLMVLVLTGYMALCSNVTSGTFINGMFTHNGFTQFSKALVLLAGGLSLMLSSDFLKEDGGRPFEFVILILLSLLGMMLMVSAANLLALYMALEMSSLSLYVLASFLRDDDRSSEAGLKYFILGSLASGMMLFGISLVYGFAGTISFSALAELFASQQGITPAIIVGLILLIVGFCFKLSAVPFHMWTPDVYEGAPTPVTAFFATAPKIAAFILFIRLLFEPFASSVDSWRQVIIFISISSMLVGAFGGIAQNNIKRMLAYSSIGHVGFMFMAIAAGGQDGVQSVLIYLCIYVFMSIGMFAGVMLMKRGGKALENISDLGGLAQTSPTLAIAISIFIFSMAGIPPLAGFFGKWYVILAAVKGGLSYLAIIGVITSVISCYYYLRIVKIMYFDKAEDSFDKSRDFLLKLAILISSMFILLFFLMPTKLIVVTESAAVALLK; encoded by the coding sequence ATGATATATGAAATGGCAAAATTAGGTATAGAAGCTATAAAGCCAGAATTGTTCCTGCTTTTCTCTGCTGTTTTTTTATTATTATACGGATTATATCGCAAGCGTACGATCCATGATGTTTTTGTCTCATTATCTTTGATGGTACTGGTACTTACCGGTTACATGGCATTATGTTCTAATGTGACAAGTGGAACTTTTATTAATGGTATGTTTACTCATAACGGATTTACCCAGTTTTCTAAGGCGCTGGTGCTTCTTGCCGGTGGTCTTTCCTTGATGCTCTCATCAGATTTCTTAAAGGAAGATGGCGGTAGACCATTTGAGTTTGTTATATTAATATTACTTTCTCTACTTGGCATGATGCTTATGGTATCAGCCGCTAATTTGTTGGCGTTATATATGGCTCTTGAGATGTCCAGCCTGTCTTTATATGTGCTTGCCTCATTCCTGCGTGATGATGACCGGTCAAGTGAGGCTGGTCTTAAATATTTTATTCTTGGCTCGCTCGCCTCCGGCATGATGTTATTTGGAATTTCCTTAGTTTATGGATTCGCTGGAACAATAAGTTTCTCCGCTCTTGCCGAATTATTCGCGTCCCAGCAGGGTATTACTCCAGCAATTATAGTTGGTCTTATTTTGCTTATTGTTGGGTTTTGCTTTAAGCTTTCGGCGGTTCCTTTCCATATGTGGACACCAGATGTATACGAAGGAGCGCCAACACCAGTTACTGCTTTTTTCGCTACAGCTCCTAAGATAGCTGCTTTTATTTTATTTATACGTTTGCTTTTTGAACCGTTCGCTTCTTCTGTGGATAGCTGGCGGCAGGTGATTATTTTCATTTCCATATCGTCTATGCTGGTCGGTGCGTTTGGTGGTATCGCTCAAAATAATATAAAGCGCATGCTTGCCTATAGCTCTATCGGTCATGTTGGGTTTATGTTCATGGCGATTGCCGCCGGTGGGCAGGATGGAGTTCAGTCAGTCCTTATATATCTTTGTATATATGTGTTTATGAGTATCGGCATGTTTGCCGGTGTTATGCTCATGAAGCGTGGAGGTAAGGCACTGGAAAATATTTCCGACTTAGGTGGTCTTGCGCAAACCAGTCCGACTCTTGCCATCGCTATATCCATATTTATTTTTTCTATGGCTGGTATCCCACCACTAGCTGGCTTTTTTGGTAAGTGGTACGTTATACTAGCGGCGGTTAAGGGAGGTCTTTCTTATCTGGCGATTATAGGGGTAATAACAAGCGTTATTTCCTGTTACTATTATCTGAGAATTGTAAAAATCATGTATTTTGACAAAGCTGAGGATTCTTTTGATAAAAGTAGAGACTTCCTTCTTAAATTGGCCATTCTTATTAGTAGCATGTTCATACTTCTATTCTTCCTTATGCCAACAAAGTTGATAGTTGTAACGGAGAGCGCGGCAGTCGCTTTACTAAAATAA
- a CDS encoding biotin--[acetyl-CoA-carboxylase] ligase, whose translation MISIRKKKIISNLLDDYHLLSFDSLDSTNEEAKRMARSGGSHGAVIWAKSQDGGKGRMGRSWVSDDGNLFVSILLRPQKDIKELSQLSFVASVAICDAISPMLAGDNILQTKWPNDILLNGKKLGGILLESFMTEGNSKNWVVVGLGVNIDSYPSKTDFPATCLKDAGVELVSAKIILSRFIHHFIERYDEWESKGFTSIRASWLKNVWNLKKNMVACLPNEQLEGVFDGVDKDGSLIMVLGGGKKRSILAADIYASCN comes from the coding sequence ATGATAAGTATTCGTAAGAAAAAAATAATTTCTAACCTGCTTGACGATTATCATCTATTGTCCTTTGATTCTTTAGACTCAACTAACGAAGAAGCAAAAAGAATGGCGCGCTCTGGGGGGAGTCATGGCGCGGTTATCTGGGCAAAAAGCCAAGATGGTGGCAAAGGAAGAATGGGGCGTAGTTGGGTTTCTGATGATGGTAATCTTTTCGTATCTATATTACTACGACCGCAGAAAGATATAAAAGAGCTATCCCAGCTTTCATTTGTAGCATCGGTCGCTATTTGTGACGCTATATCTCCGATGCTTGCTGGTGATAACATTTTGCAAACCAAATGGCCTAATGACATATTGCTAAATGGTAAAAAACTTGGCGGTATATTATTGGAATCATTCATGACTGAAGGAAACTCTAAGAACTGGGTGGTTGTGGGGCTTGGAGTAAATATTGATAGTTATCCAAGTAAGACTGATTTTCCAGCGACTTGTCTTAAGGATGCCGGTGTTGAGCTAGTATCGGCGAAAATAATATTATCACGTTTTATCCATCATTTTATTGAGCGCTATGATGAGTGGGAAAGCAAGGGGTTTACCTCTATTCGTGCCTCTTGGCTTAAAAATGTCTGGAATCTTAAAAAAAATATGGTTGCCTGCCTTCCCAACGAGCAACTTGAGGGAGTATTTGATGGGGTTGATAAAGACGGTAGCCTTATTATGGTTCTAGGTGGTGGAAAAAAACGTTCCATACTCGCGGCGGATATATATGCTTCTTGTAATTGA
- a CDS encoding type III pantothenate kinase, whose translation MLLVIDVGNTNVVFAVFDGDIIIGQWRISTNDRRTADEYGVWITQVLEHSGIDIKSLSGAVAASVVPQVLFDLRKLTKNYFNTELMVIGDPRLNLKTGVGVKVDNPLEVGADRLVNAFSAWSVYKKPLIVVDFGTATTFDIVDKNGDYIGGVIATGVNLSVDALHKAAAKLPNVAIARPEKVVGTNTISAMQSGIYYGYAGMVDGIVGRIKDELQQPMFTIATGGLASLYDKACSSIECVDPDLTINGLRKLYELNNKI comes from the coding sequence ATGCTTCTTGTAATTGATGTTGGTAATACAAATGTTGTATTTGCCGTTTTTGACGGTGATATAATCATAGGACAGTGGCGTATTTCAACCAACGATCGTCGTACAGCTGATGAATATGGTGTATGGATAACGCAGGTTTTAGAACATTCCGGCATTGATATTAAAAGCCTCAGTGGGGCGGTTGCCGCCTCAGTAGTTCCTCAAGTGTTATTTGATCTACGCAAACTTACCAAAAATTACTTTAACACCGAACTTATGGTAATAGGCGATCCTCGCCTTAATCTTAAAACAGGAGTAGGAGTAAAAGTTGATAATCCACTAGAAGTTGGCGCGGACAGGTTAGTCAACGCTTTTTCCGCTTGGTCAGTTTATAAAAAGCCTCTTATTGTGGTTGATTTTGGAACGGCGACCACCTTTGATATAGTTGATAAAAATGGTGATTACATAGGAGGTGTGATAGCAACCGGCGTTAATCTGTCAGTTGACGCTTTGCATAAGGCTGCGGCAAAACTACCTAATGTCGCGATCGCAAGACCAGAAAAAGTTGTTGGCACTAACACTATATCAGCTATGCAGTCTGGTATATATTACGGTTACGCTGGCATGGTGGATGGCATTGTCGGTCGTATAAAAGACGAACTACAGCAGCCAATGTTTACAATAGCAACCGGTGGTCTTGCTTCTTTATATGACAAGGCTTGTTCTTCTATAGAATGCGTTGATCCAGATCTTACCATTAATGGTTTAAGGAAACTATACGAACTTAATAATAAGATATAA
- a CDS encoding ribonuclease J, whose protein sequence is MVFDFKKHSDELLFVPLGGSNEIGMNLNLYTIDGKWLMVDCGIGFAGDYLPGVDIVVPDISFIAEHKDNLLGLVITHAHEDHLGAVPYLWRELECPIYTTKFTAAFLKNKISEMGEGKKPKITEIECGGSIDLDPFKIEFIELTHSIAEMQALAITTKKGVVLHTGDWKFDDKPMIGSISDTQALKKYGDSKVLAMVCDSTNVYEDGYSGSEGDVREHLVSLIKQCKNRVVVSTFASNIARLTTLIHAAEETGRLVALAGRSLYRIVDAAKHAGYIREDMEFVNERDVMGLPRGDVLLICTGCQGEPRAALTRIARGDHQSIRLQPEDTVIFSSRKIPGNETKINTICNRLVSKRIEVITDHHKHDIHVSGHPARGELENMYKLVRPTIAVPTHGEPRHLHEHAKLARKLGVKETVEAHNGAVIWLEEGEASIIGEVQSGYMAVDGSSLISTDSDVIRTRRKLRDDGAVFISVVLDDNMELIELYMSFPGVLDAKEDDELIEEYNAELSDVISGIKAKASDEKIIETIRTFIRRRIKRDIDKKPVIEIALSRI, encoded by the coding sequence ATGGTGTTTGATTTTAAGAAACATAGCGATGAATTACTATTTGTGCCTCTTGGTGGTTCTAATGAAATAGGCATGAATCTCAATCTTTACACGATAGATGGTAAATGGCTGATGGTTGATTGTGGTATCGGTTTTGCCGGTGATTATTTGCCGGGTGTTGATATTGTTGTACCAGATATTTCGTTTATCGCTGAGCATAAGGATAATTTACTTGGTCTGGTAATTACTCATGCTCATGAGGATCATTTAGGAGCGGTACCATATCTTTGGCGGGAGCTGGAGTGTCCTATCTATACGACTAAATTTACCGCTGCTTTTCTTAAAAACAAAATTTCTGAAATGGGCGAAGGTAAAAAGCCAAAAATTACAGAGATAGAATGTGGTGGTTCTATAGATTTGGATCCGTTTAAGATAGAATTTATTGAACTAACTCATTCCATAGCCGAAATGCAGGCTCTTGCTATTACCACAAAAAAAGGAGTGGTATTACATACAGGAGATTGGAAATTTGATGATAAACCAATGATCGGTTCAATCTCAGATACTCAAGCACTAAAAAAATATGGTGATAGCAAAGTGCTAGCGATGGTCTGTGATTCCACTAATGTTTATGAAGATGGGTATTCTGGTTCAGAAGGTGATGTTCGTGAGCATTTAGTATCGCTGATAAAACAATGTAAGAATAGAGTGGTGGTATCAACCTTCGCCTCTAACATAGCGCGGCTTACTACCTTGATTCACGCTGCTGAGGAAACTGGCAGGTTGGTGGCTCTTGCCGGTCGTTCATTATACCGGATAGTGGATGCTGCCAAGCACGCTGGTTATATCAGGGAGGATATGGAGTTCGTAAATGAGCGTGATGTAATGGGGTTGCCACGTGGCGATGTCTTGCTTATATGCACCGGATGTCAGGGAGAGCCACGCGCGGCTCTCACCCGTATCGCTAGGGGCGACCACCAGTCAATAAGGCTACAACCGGAAGACACAGTTATTTTTTCATCACGTAAAATTCCAGGAAATGAAACCAAGATAAATACTATTTGTAATAGATTAGTAAGCAAGAGAATTGAGGTCATTACCGATCATCATAAACATGATATTCATGTATCTGGTCATCCAGCGCGTGGTGAGTTAGAGAATATGTATAAATTGGTACGTCCAACAATAGCTGTTCCCACACATGGCGAACCAAGACATTTGCATGAGCATGCTAAATTAGCTAGGAAGCTAGGAGTTAAAGAAACAGTAGAAGCCCATAATGGAGCGGTAATCTGGTTGGAAGAAGGAGAAGCTAGTATTATCGGTGAGGTGCAATCAGGATATATGGCGGTGGATGGCTCATCTCTTATCTCCACAGACAGTGATGTTATCCGTACAAGACGTAAGCTTCGTGATGATGGCGCGGTGTTTATCAGTGTGGTGCTTGACGACAATATGGAGTTAATAGAGCTTTATATGAGTTTTCCTGGTGTCCTTGACGCAAAAGAAGACGATGAGTTAATAGAGGAATATAACGCTGAACTAAGTGATGTTATAAGCGGTATAAAAGCAAAAGCCAGCGATGAGAAAATAATAGAGACAATACGAACCTTTATCCGCCGTAGAATAAAGAGGGATATTGATAAAAAGCCAGTTATAGAAATAGCTTTAAGCAGGATATAG